Sequence from the uncultured Flavobacterium sp. genome:
CTGTTTGGGCGCAACAAACGCCTGTCGGGACAGCAGTAAATCCAGTTAATAATTATAATTATCATGATGCGTTTGCACCAAATTTTTACACTAAAAATGGTACGCCAACGCGCTCTGCAAGCGGTCAGCCAGGAGTTGAGTATTGGCAAAACAGAGCTGATTATCAGATTACAGCAAAGCTAAACGGAACTACAAACGAAATTATTGGTACAGACGAAGTTACATATACTAATAATAGTCCGGATAAATTGTCATTTGTTTGGATGTATTTAGATCAAAACTTATTCAAAGGAGATTCAAGAGGAAATGCTGTTGTGCCTTTAACAGGAAGTCGTAACGGAGCTCAAGGTCAGGTTTTTGACGGAGGAAATAAGATAAAATCAGTAAAAGTAATTTCTGTTGGAAAGAAAAAGACAGAAGTTGATGCAAAATATGTAATTACAGATACCAGAATGCAAATTTTTCTTCCTGAAGAATTAGCTTCAAAAGGAGGTTCTGTAAAAATCAAAATCGAATTTTCGTTCATCGCTCCTTTTGAAGGATCTGACAGAATGGGAGTTTTAGAAACTAAAAACGGTAAAATTTTCACAATTGCACAATGGTACCCGCGTATGTGTGTGTATGATGATGTAAGAGGTTGGAATACTGCTCCTTATTTAGGTGCTTCTGAGTTTTACTTGGAATACGGAGATTTTGATGTAAAAATTACAACTCCTGCAAATCATTATGTTGTAGGTTCTGGAGAGCTATTAAATGGTGCAGAAGTATTGCCTGCTGAACAATTTAAACGTTACAAAGAAGCTTCTTTAAGCGATAAAACAGTTACGATTCGTTCTGCTTCTGAAGTTGCTGCAACTGCGACTACAAATGCAACGGCTGTAAAAACATGGCATTATCAAATAAAAAATGCACGTGATTTTTCTTGGGCATCATCTCCGGCTTTTATTTTAGATGGAGCCAAAATTAACTTACCAAGTGGTAAAAAAGCATTGGCATTATCAGCTTATCCTGTAGAAAGTGATGGACGTGACGGTTACGGTCGTTCAACTGAATACGTAAAAGCAGCGATTGAAAACTATTCTAAAAGATGGTTTGAATATCCTTATCCTGTAGCAACAAACGTAGCAGGAAATGAAGGTGGAATGGAATATCCTGGAATTGTTTTTTGCGGATGGGAATCTAAAGGAAAAGATTTATGGGGAGTTACAGATCACGAATTTGGACACATTTGGTTTCCTATGATTGTAGGTTCAAACGAGAGATTGTTTGCCTGGATGGATGAAGGTTTTAATACTTTTATAAATTCATTAAGTACTGCCGAATTTAACAAAGGTGAATATAACGATCCGCCATCAGATTTGCACAAAGAAGCGGAGCCTTTTACAAGACCTGATTTAGAAACTATCATGAGTTCTCCTGATAATATGAAGGAAGCAAATATTGGTATGTTATGTTATTTCAAGCCAAGTTCAGGATTAATAATCTTAAGAGAACAAATATTAGGAAAAGAGCGTTTTGATACCGCTTTCCGTACTTATGTAGAGCGTTGGGCTTACAAACATCCACAACCGGATGACTTTTTCAGATCTATGGAAAATGTTGCAGGTGAAGACTTAAGCTGGTTCTGGAGAAGCTGGTATGTTAACAACTGGCGTTTTGACCAAGGTATAAATTCAATTAAATATGTAAAAAACGATCCTTCAAAAGGAGTTGTAATTACAGTTGAAAATTTCGATAAAATGCCAATGCCAATCGTTGTAGATGTTAAAACAAAAAGTGGTAAAGTTTCAAGAGTTACTGTTCCTGTAGAAGTATGGCAACGTAACAATGTTTGGTCATTCAAACATGATTCAACCGAAGAAATTCAAAGCATAACACTTGATCCTGACCATGTTTTTCCTGATAATAATGAGGGAAATAACGTTTGGACAGCCGGAAAAAGTACAATAGAAAAAGATGTAATTTTAGACGGTTATTTAGGAGTATATTCAACAACTAAAGCACCGCTTAAAATTGAATTTACAGAAAAAAACAGCACATTAAATGCTGAGATTACAAACTATCCAAAGTTTTCTGTAACACCGGTAGAGAACGAAAAAGATACATTTGAATCAAC
This genomic interval carries:
- a CDS encoding M1 family metallopeptidase — translated: MKKHSFKGLLTMAFFVGISSVWAQQTPVGTAVNPVNNYNYHDAFAPNFYTKNGTPTRSASGQPGVEYWQNRADYQITAKLNGTTNEIIGTDEVTYTNNSPDKLSFVWMYLDQNLFKGDSRGNAVVPLTGSRNGAQGQVFDGGNKIKSVKVISVGKKKTEVDAKYVITDTRMQIFLPEELASKGGSVKIKIEFSFIAPFEGSDRMGVLETKNGKIFTIAQWYPRMCVYDDVRGWNTAPYLGASEFYLEYGDFDVKITTPANHYVVGSGELLNGAEVLPAEQFKRYKEASLSDKTVTIRSASEVAATATTNATAVKTWHYQIKNARDFSWASSPAFILDGAKINLPSGKKALALSAYPVESDGRDGYGRSTEYVKAAIENYSKRWFEYPYPVATNVAGNEGGMEYPGIVFCGWESKGKDLWGVTDHEFGHIWFPMIVGSNERLFAWMDEGFNTFINSLSTAEFNKGEYNDPPSDLHKEAEPFTRPDLETIMSSPDNMKEANIGMLCYFKPSSGLIILREQILGKERFDTAFRTYVERWAYKHPQPDDFFRSMENVAGEDLSWFWRSWYVNNWRFDQGINSIKYVKNDPSKGVVITVENFDKMPMPIVVDVKTKSGKVSRVTVPVEVWQRNNVWSFKHDSTEEIQSITLDPDHVFPDNNEGNNVWTAGKSTIEKDVILDGYLGVYSTTKAPLKIEFTEKNSTLNAEITNYPKFSVTPVENEKDTFESTGAGLKFKFNEAKTGFDMIILGSGQSIPFTK